A portion of the Actomonas aquatica genome contains these proteins:
- a CDS encoding OadG family protein yields the protein MLTTLPLANLSENPTVTDLVEFQVTGLVVVFSALIAIWVFLEVLGRIFRNRPTTPAPAAAPAAAPAAAAPVAASGPTPELLAAITAAIHVTLKGRPHRIASIKAIEGSTNWAAEGRRDHFSSHRVR from the coding sequence ATGCTCACCACACTCCCCCTCGCCAACCTGTCCGAGAACCCAACCGTCACCGATTTGGTGGAGTTTCAAGTCACTGGCTTGGTGGTTGTGTTCTCCGCACTCATCGCGATTTGGGTGTTTTTGGAGGTGCTGGGCCGCATATTCCGCAATCGACCGACCACCCCCGCTCCGGCCGCAGCTCCTGCTGCAGCTCCGGCAGCGGCGGCTCCGGTCGCGGCTTCCGGCCCCACGCCTGAACTCCTCGCAGCCATCACCGCAGCCATCCACGTGACCTTGAAGGGACGTCCCCACCGGATCGCCTCCATCAAGGCCATCGAAGGCTCGACCAACTGGGCTGCCGAGGGTCGGCGCGATCACTTCTCCTCCCACCGCGTGCGCTAA